The Chryseobacterium sp. 52 genome includes a region encoding these proteins:
- a CDS encoding TlpA family protein disulfide reductase encodes MKKIFLVLSFLVHVIGFGQGIRENQPVPKFSVKNEKGTLKSSDLKGKVVLINFFATWCGPCLKELPHLQKEVWEKYKDNKKFSLLVIGREHSQNELIEFKARKGFDLPFYPDKDRSVYSLFAKESIPRNYIVDAKGNVVYSSMGFNEEEFKRMVEKIDELLK; translated from the coding sequence ATGAAAAAAATATTTCTGGTGTTATCGTTTCTGGTACATGTGATTGGATTCGGTCAGGGAATTCGGGAAAACCAGCCTGTTCCAAAATTCTCAGTTAAAAATGAAAAAGGAACTTTAAAATCATCAGATTTAAAAGGAAAAGTCGTTCTGATCAATTTTTTTGCTACATGGTGTGGTCCGTGTCTCAAAGAATTACCTCATTTACAAAAAGAAGTATGGGAAAAATACAAAGACAATAAAAAGTTTTCTCTGTTGGTAATAGGCAGAGAGCATTCACAAAATGAATTGATAGAATTCAAGGCCAGGAAAGGTTTCGACTTACCTTTTTATCCGGACAAAGACAGGTCTGTATATTCTCTTTTCGCAAAAGAATCTATCCCAAGAAATTATATAGTAGATGCAAAAGGCAATGTGGTATATTCATCAATGGGCTTTAATGAAGAAGAATTCAAAAGGATGGTTGAGAAAATTGATGAATTGTTGAAATAA
- a CDS encoding ABC transporter ATP-binding protein yields the protein MIKASNIHKSYGNLEVLKGVDIHIKTGEVVSIVGESGAGKSTLLQILGTLDHPSNSNKYNTEISIAGESFINMNDKQLSKFRNHNIGFVFQFHQLLPEFTALENVLLPTKIGGANEKEALDKAYALFEDLKIEQRLNHKPNQLSGGEAQRVAVARALINSPKIIFADEPTGNLDSKNADDLHRLFFDLRDKYNQTFVIVTHNPNLAEITDRKLVMKDGMIIE from the coding sequence ATGATTAAAGCAAGTAATATCCATAAGTCTTATGGGAATTTAGAAGTACTGAAAGGTGTTGATATTCATATTAAAACAGGTGAGGTTGTTTCTATTGTAGGCGAATCGGGAGCAGGAAAATCTACATTGCTTCAGATTTTAGGAACCCTGGATCATCCAAGCAATTCCAATAAATACAATACAGAAATTAGTATTGCGGGGGAGTCGTTTATTAATATGAACGACAAGCAGCTTTCCAAATTCAGAAACCATAATATTGGTTTTGTATTTCAGTTTCACCAGCTTCTTCCGGAATTTACGGCTTTAGAAAATGTGTTGCTCCCAACAAAAATAGGAGGAGCCAATGAAAAAGAGGCTTTAGATAAAGCATATGCATTATTTGAAGATTTGAAAATAGAGCAGAGGTTGAACCATAAACCCAACCAGTTATCCGGAGGAGAAGCGCAGAGGGTAGCTGTAGCAAGAGCTTTGATCAATTCCCCCAAAATTATTTTTGCTGACGAACCCACTGGAAACCTGGATTCAAAGAATGCAGATGATCTTCACAGATTGTTTTTTGACCTGAGAGACAAATACAATCAGACTTTTGTCATTGTAACGCATAACCCGAATCTTGCCGAAATCACAGACCGAAAACTGGTCATGAAAGATGGAATGATCATCGAATAA
- a CDS encoding murein L,D-transpeptidase catalytic domain-containing protein, giving the protein MKKFIFLFLFIISCSKAESQENAASEILPAAKILEIKNFVKGKNYNQDIAVFINFKTYSGKYRYFVYDLKNNKILQKAVVSHGSGSVIKNSDVLKFSNTEGSYQSSLGKYEILNSYNGKFGKAYRLNGLDAGNSNAMQRAIVLHSLGCVQDDESPNPACLSLGCPMLSANALSETAKYLDQSKKTVILYAFY; this is encoded by the coding sequence ATGAAAAAGTTTATTTTCCTGTTTCTTTTTATCATTTCCTGTTCCAAAGCGGAGTCTCAGGAAAATGCTGCTTCCGAAATTCTTCCGGCAGCAAAGATTTTGGAAATTAAAAACTTTGTAAAAGGGAAAAATTACAATCAGGATATTGCTGTTTTTATCAACTTTAAAACCTATTCCGGAAAGTATCGCTATTTTGTTTATGATCTGAAAAATAATAAAATATTGCAGAAGGCCGTGGTTTCTCATGGTTCAGGCTCGGTTATCAAGAATTCAGATGTTCTGAAATTCAGTAATACAGAAGGATCCTATCAGTCGTCACTCGGGAAGTACGAAATTCTGAATAGTTACAATGGAAAATTCGGAAAAGCTTACAGGCTGAACGGGCTGGATGCAGGTAACAGCAATGCCATGCAACGGGCAATAGTATTGCATTCTTTAGGGTGTGTCCAGGATGATGAATCTCCGAATCCTGCCTGTTTAAGTTTAGGCTGTCCAATGCTTTCTGCAAATGCATTGAGTGAGACGGCAAAATATCTTGACCAATCAAAAAAAACGGTAATATTGTATGCATTTTACTAA
- the radC gene encoding RadC family protein has protein sequence MTIKFLAEDDRPREKFLLKGKNSLSDSELLAIIMGSGSRDESALELSRNILASVNNSWHQLSLLSNKDLMKFKGIGEVKAVSIIAALEIGKRRAAQEIPEKVIISNSNDAYSILKNRLSDLRTEEFWAIFLNQSNKVVHVSQLTQGGISQSIVDVRVLFKTALDHFSTGIIIAHNHPSGSLKPSKEDISITQKIKEAGKTLSIQLLDHIIITQNTYFSFSDEGLL, from the coding sequence ATGACCATAAAATTCCTTGCTGAAGACGACAGGCCCAGAGAAAAATTTTTGCTGAAAGGCAAGAATTCGCTTTCTGATTCTGAACTTCTGGCTATTATTATGGGAAGCGGAAGCAGAGATGAAAGTGCATTAGAACTGTCAAGAAATATCTTGGCATCAGTAAATAACAGTTGGCACCAACTAAGTTTACTTTCCAACAAAGACCTCATGAAATTTAAGGGAATCGGGGAAGTAAAAGCCGTTTCCATAATTGCTGCACTGGAGATTGGAAAAAGAAGAGCAGCTCAGGAGATACCGGAAAAGGTTATTATTTCAAACAGTAATGATGCCTATTCTATTCTTAAAAACCGATTGTCAGATTTAAGGACTGAAGAATTTTGGGCCATATTTCTGAATCAGAGTAATAAGGTGGTTCATGTTTCACAGCTGACGCAGGGTGGGATAAGCCAGTCAATTGTGGATGTCAGAGTTTTATTTAAGACTGCTTTGGATCATTTTTCAACAGGAATTATTATTGCCCACAATCACCCGTCAGGAAGTCTGAAGCCAAGTAAAGAAGACATCAGCATTACACAGAAAATAAAAGAAGCCGGAAAAACATTAAGTATTCAGCTCTTAGACCATATTATTATTACACAGAATACCTATTTTAGTTTCTCAGATGAAGGATTGTTATGA
- a CDS encoding phytanoyl-CoA dioxygenase family protein: MLKQIRHYKLPYVIYNFFNKKKLQHNIPLYKKYGLSKNYFSSISSADFAHLPASERGVNQEKLVDTEFFKGLTAENKESALQYDDNGYMILRNFISTDAADKINNEIEKLMEDGTLKFIYGGKLMFAIHHSEIIKNIGDNKNLLDFLSVLLDGKAKLFQSINFINGSQQKTHSDSIHMTTYPLGGLLGVWIALEDVDETNGALHYIPESHKLPYFLNSDYENEGDMIRIGKKSYRAYEEFLEEKVKELGLKKEVFKAKKGDMLIWHANILHGGEPHTDKNRTRKSLVYHFFDENSVCYHEVTQRPALFEL, translated from the coding sequence ATGCTAAAGCAGATCCGTCATTATAAACTGCCCTATGTCATTTATAATTTTTTTAATAAAAAAAAATTACAGCATAATATCCCTCTGTATAAAAAATACGGACTTAGTAAAAACTATTTTTCAAGTATTTCCAGTGCTGATTTTGCCCATCTTCCTGCTTCAGAAAGAGGAGTTAATCAGGAAAAGCTTGTTGATACTGAATTCTTCAAAGGATTAACTGCTGAAAATAAAGAAAGTGCTCTACAGTATGATGATAACGGGTATATGATCTTAAGGAATTTTATTAGTACGGATGCTGCTGACAAAATCAATAATGAGATTGAAAAACTGATGGAAGATGGTACGCTGAAATTTATTTACGGCGGAAAGCTGATGTTTGCGATTCATCATTCAGAGATCATTAAAAATATTGGAGATAATAAAAACCTGCTGGATTTTCTGTCTGTATTATTAGACGGCAAAGCCAAACTGTTTCAAAGTATAAATTTCATTAACGGCAGTCAGCAAAAAACACATTCAGATAGTATTCATATGACAACCTATCCACTGGGTGGGCTTCTTGGAGTGTGGATTGCCTTGGAAGATGTGGATGAAACCAATGGCGCGCTACACTATATTCCGGAAAGTCATAAACTCCCTTATTTCCTTAATTCCGATTATGAAAATGAAGGCGACATGATAAGAATCGGTAAAAAGAGTTACCGCGCTTATGAAGAGTTTTTGGAAGAGAAAGTCAAGGAATTAGGTTTGAAAAAAGAAGTTTTTAAAGCTAAAAAAGGAGATATGCTGATATGGCATGCCAATATTCTTCACGGAGGAGAACCCCATACAGATAAGAACAGAACAAGAAAAAGCCTCGTATACCATTTTTTTGATGAAAATAGTGTGTGTTATCATGAAGTCACACAGAGGCCTGCGCTTTTTGAACTATAA
- a CDS encoding S8/S53 family peptidase: MKTKIYFFGFLLFNILSYSQHATYLYYIEFKDVLNKPKIIKQNKKSEIISFNNQELEILKYEEVFSYFSSQKLKNTSLIEFKNGEDFSRFKSLHQNEIVKTEKIDIRNEDSLLNDFEFQNKITFPENKKLSNIPYLYTPNDYYLIPTDISHTHLDLINAREAWDYSKGDGVIVGISDNGFRLTHHEFENKISTLPNQTVGNTSDHHGNLVAGLAGSNTDNNLGISSIGFNNKLLVTDHHGPGSWNWLKQLSQNGAKIINMSWYSSCSFIQAEQDAVNELYNNGSILVAAAGNAVTCDNSYAKVFPASYKNVISVSGIGHLNDLNSTNTNNVKDVHYLNYATQSIKTQHNEDVDIVAPSYEIYGVPYSDCDDCIGMAWTGSSIAAPIVSGTLSLLFSSNTCLSLLEAETILKLTSANIDHLPPNQIFAGLLGAGRLDAAKANKMAWQMNPSNGGEVLIENKNFSRWDFELLNSPEFIRIKNESFTKNTNIVFKAKKSITLDINTLLQPGTGKSHYLYVNNDNTCFITSPILKASTKKEQEIDIISKKNRMIKDDINIYPVPVKDILFIKFNSNSNSNRVKVKIFDASNKFIVQKESVLNSSSFPINVSELTKGIYFLEIITDENFHFYKKIIKD, from the coding sequence ATGAAAACAAAAATTTATTTTTTTGGTTTTTTATTATTCAATATTCTTTCTTATTCTCAGCATGCAACTTATCTATACTATATTGAATTTAAAGATGTTTTGAATAAACCCAAAATTATTAAACAGAACAAAAAATCTGAAATCATATCTTTTAATAATCAAGAACTTGAAATTTTAAAATATGAAGAAGTCTTTTCATATTTTTCCTCACAAAAATTAAAGAACACTTCACTAATAGAGTTTAAAAACGGAGAAGATTTCAGCAGATTTAAATCATTACATCAAAATGAAATTGTAAAAACTGAAAAAATTGACATAAGGAATGAAGATTCTTTATTAAATGATTTTGAATTTCAAAATAAAATTACATTTCCGGAAAATAAAAAATTATCAAATATCCCGTATCTATATACCCCCAATGATTATTATCTTATTCCTACAGATATTTCACATACTCATTTGGACCTTATAAATGCCCGAGAAGCATGGGACTATTCTAAAGGAGATGGAGTTATTGTAGGAATCTCAGATAACGGGTTCCGTCTTACTCATCATGAATTTGAAAATAAAATATCTACATTACCAAACCAGACTGTTGGTAACACTTCTGATCATCACGGCAATCTTGTTGCCGGTCTTGCCGGTTCAAATACGGACAATAATTTGGGGATCTCATCAATAGGTTTTAATAATAAGCTATTAGTCACTGACCATCATGGTCCTGGCAGTTGGAACTGGCTTAAGCAATTATCTCAAAATGGGGCGAAAATTATTAATATGAGTTGGTATTCCTCATGCAGTTTCATCCAGGCAGAGCAGGATGCAGTAAATGAACTGTATAATAACGGTAGTATTTTAGTTGCAGCTGCCGGTAATGCCGTAACCTGTGATAATTCTTACGCAAAAGTCTTTCCCGCTTCTTATAAAAATGTTATATCAGTAAGTGGTATTGGACATCTTAATGATCTCAATTCGACTAATACGAATAATGTAAAAGATGTTCATTATCTGAATTACGCCACGCAGTCAATAAAAACCCAACATAATGAAGATGTAGACATTGTAGCTCCATCTTATGAGATTTATGGAGTACCATATTCTGATTGTGATGATTGCATAGGAATGGCATGGACAGGAAGTTCAATAGCTGCCCCTATTGTCTCAGGCACTTTATCATTATTATTTTCATCAAATACTTGTTTATCTTTACTTGAAGCTGAAACTATTTTAAAACTAACCTCTGCTAATATAGATCACTTACCTCCAAATCAAATCTTTGCAGGACTACTGGGAGCAGGGAGATTAGATGCCGCAAAAGCCAATAAAATGGCATGGCAAATGAACCCTTCTAACGGTGGGGAAGTCCTAATAGAAAATAAAAATTTCAGTCGATGGGATTTCGAACTTTTAAACTCTCCTGAATTTATAAGAATTAAAAATGAGAGTTTTACGAAAAATACAAACATTGTCTTTAAAGCAAAAAAAAGCATCACGTTAGATATAAATACATTATTACAGCCTGGGACTGGAAAAAGCCATTATTTATACGTAAACAATGATAATACTTGTTTTATTACTTCTCCCATTTTAAAAGCCTCAACTAAAAAGGAACAAGAAATAGATATCATCTCAAAAAAGAATAGAATGATAAAAGATGACATCAATATTTATCCAGTCCCTGTTAAAGATATTTTATTTATCAAATTTAATAGCAATAGCAATAGCAATAGGGTTAAAGTAAAAATATTTGATGCGAGTAACAAATTTATCGTTCAAAAAGAATCTGTCTTAAATAGTTCTTCTTTTCCAATTAACGTCTCAGAACTTACAAAAGGGATATATTTCTTAGAAATTATTACGGATGAAAATTTTCATTTTTACAAAAAAATTATAAAAGATTAA
- a CDS encoding inorganic pyrophosphatase: MIPNFKAHPWHGVSAGEDAPNVVNVFVEIVPSDTIKYEVDKETGFLKVDRPQKFSNIIPALYGFVPRTYCHNEVMKLAIEAGADDVTEGDHDPLDICVLSSHNIHSGGLLMEAIPIGGFKMIDGGEADDKIVAVMIGDHAFGHFRDIAELPEAEVKRLMHYFLTYKNLPDEPAKCRIHEVYGAEHARKVIKASQKDYAEKFGG; encoded by the coding sequence ATGATTCCAAATTTTAAAGCACATCCATGGCATGGGGTTTCTGCAGGAGAAGATGCGCCAAATGTTGTCAACGTATTCGTGGAAATCGTTCCTTCAGATACTATTAAATATGAAGTAGATAAAGAAACAGGATTTTTAAAGGTAGACAGACCTCAGAAGTTTTCTAATATTATTCCCGCTTTATATGGTTTTGTTCCGAGAACATATTGCCACAATGAAGTAATGAAACTGGCTATAGAAGCTGGAGCTGATGATGTGACAGAAGGTGACCATGATCCCCTTGATATCTGTGTGTTGAGCTCTCACAATATTCATTCCGGAGGATTATTAATGGAGGCTATTCCAATCGGTGGATTCAAAATGATCGATGGTGGTGAAGCTGATGATAAAATTGTTGCAGTAATGATTGGTGACCATGCTTTTGGACACTTCAGAGACATTGCTGAACTTCCTGAAGCAGAAGTTAAAAGACTGATGCACTATTTCTTAACCTATAAGAATTTACCGGATGAGCCTGCAAAATGCAGAATCCATGAGGTATACGGAGCTGAACATGCAAGAAAAGTAATTAAAGCTTCTCAGAAAGATTACGCAGAAAAATTCGGAGGGTAG
- a CDS encoding sodium-translocating pyrophosphatase, with protein MDLFYLVPVFGVVALLYTFLQSNWVSKQNAGNEKMKIISGHIADGAMAFLKAEYKILTYFVVVVSILLAVMGSSNANSHWSIGVAFAVGAVFSALAGFIGMKIATKANVRTAEAARTSLSKALKVSFTGGSVMGMGVAGLAVLGLGALFLIIKQIFAPDSTVDSHEMEKTIEILTGFSLGAESIALFARVGGGIYTKAADVGADLVGKVEAGIPEDDPRNPATIADNVGDNVGDVAGMGADLFGSYVATVLATMVLGRETMSDDSFGGFAPILLPMLIAGTGIIFSMIGTLFVRINDNEGSSTSSVQNALNLGNWGSIVITAISSYFLVTYLLPEKMTLRGHEFTKMGVFGAIMVGLVVGTLMSIITEYYTAMGKRPVSSIVRQSSTGHATNIIGGLAVGMESTLLPILVLAGGIYGSYLCAGLYGVAIAAAGMMATTAMQLAIDAFGPIADNAGGIAEMSELPKEVREKTDILDAVGNTTAASGKGFAIASAALTALALFAAFVGIAGIDGIDIYRADVLAGLFVGGMIPFIFSSLAITAVGQAAMAMVEEVRRQFREIPGILEGKAQPEYEKCVAISTDASIRKMMLPGAITIISPILVGFIFGPEVLGGFLAGATVCGVLMGMFQNNAGGAWDNAKKSFEKGVDINGQTYYKGSEPHKASVTGDTVGDPFKDTSGPSMNILIKLMSIVSLVIAPTLAVLHKDKIEANRKAKLESLTKSYNATLSAGHAGLQAVPVSLKEIKGHLNENGDFVYETGNVQEITLKGGKVITLGEGSKLYQLYNAVNQKDKTVVDPNNWYTVENLYFQTGSSDLKAGSELQLNNLAEILNAYPDLKIKLGGYTDNTGNEESNQKLSNLRAQTAKLKLLELGISSDRVEAEGYGSQHPVCEANDTEECKAKNRRIDVRVLAL; from the coding sequence ATGGATTTGTTCTATTTAGTTCCGGTTTTTGGTGTTGTTGCCTTATTGTATACTTTCTTGCAGAGTAACTGGGTAAGTAAACAGAATGCCGGAAATGAAAAAATGAAAATAATCAGCGGACATATCGCTGACGGTGCAATGGCTTTTTTAAAGGCTGAGTACAAGATTTTAACCTACTTTGTAGTCGTTGTTTCTATACTGCTGGCTGTGATGGGATCAAGCAATGCAAATTCTCACTGGAGTATTGGAGTTGCTTTTGCTGTTGGAGCCGTATTTTCAGCGTTAGCTGGTTTTATAGGAATGAAGATCGCTACAAAAGCCAATGTAAGGACTGCAGAAGCAGCAAGAACTTCACTCTCCAAAGCTTTGAAGGTTTCCTTTACAGGAGGTTCCGTCATGGGAATGGGAGTTGCCGGACTGGCTGTTCTGGGATTAGGAGCCCTCTTTCTGATTATCAAACAGATCTTTGCTCCCGATTCTACAGTAGATTCCCATGAAATGGAAAAAACAATAGAAATTCTTACCGGATTTTCTCTGGGTGCAGAATCTATTGCTCTTTTTGCCAGAGTGGGCGGTGGTATTTATACAAAAGCTGCAGACGTAGGAGCTGACCTGGTAGGAAAAGTAGAAGCCGGGATTCCGGAAGATGATCCCAGAAACCCAGCAACGATTGCCGATAACGTAGGGGATAATGTGGGGGATGTTGCCGGAATGGGAGCCGACTTATTTGGTTCGTATGTAGCAACCGTACTGGCGACAATGGTTTTGGGACGAGAAACAATGTCTGACGATTCTTTCGGAGGATTTGCCCCTATTTTGCTACCGATGCTTATTGCAGGGACAGGAATTATTTTCTCTATGATAGGAACGCTATTTGTGAGAATCAATGACAATGAAGGTTCATCTACGTCAAGCGTACAGAATGCCCTGAATTTAGGAAACTGGGGAAGTATTGTGATCACAGCGATTTCTTCCTATTTTTTGGTTACCTATCTTCTTCCGGAAAAAATGACGCTCAGAGGGCATGAATTTACCAAAATGGGTGTTTTCGGAGCTATAATGGTAGGACTTGTGGTAGGTACTTTGATGAGTATCATCACAGAATATTATACAGCGATGGGCAAAAGACCTGTTTCAAGTATTGTAAGACAATCTTCAACAGGACATGCCACAAATATTATTGGGGGTCTGGCAGTAGGAATGGAATCTACACTGCTTCCGATTCTTGTGCTGGCAGGCGGTATTTATGGATCTTATCTATGTGCCGGGCTTTATGGAGTAGCCATTGCAGCAGCAGGAATGATGGCAACAACTGCTATGCAGCTTGCCATTGATGCTTTCGGACCGATTGCAGATAACGCAGGCGGAATTGCCGAAATGAGTGAACTTCCGAAAGAAGTCCGCGAAAAAACAGATATTCTGGATGCCGTAGGAAATACCACAGCAGCCAGTGGAAAAGGCTTTGCCATAGCTTCTGCAGCATTAACGGCCCTTGCTTTATTTGCCGCTTTCGTAGGAATTGCTGGGATTGACGGAATCGATATTTACAGAGCAGATGTTCTTGCAGGTTTGTTTGTCGGAGGAATGATCCCGTTTATATTCTCTTCACTTGCTATTACCGCAGTAGGACAGGCAGCGATGGCGATGGTAGAAGAAGTAAGAAGACAGTTCCGCGAAATTCCCGGAATTTTGGAAGGAAAAGCACAGCCGGAATACGAAAAGTGTGTGGCTATCTCCACAGATGCATCCATCAGAAAAATGATGCTTCCGGGAGCGATTACCATTATTTCGCCTATTTTGGTTGGATTTATTTTCGGACCTGAAGTTTTAGGAGGATTTTTAGCAGGAGCCACTGTATGTGGAGTTCTGATGGGAATGTTTCAGAATAATGCCGGAGGTGCCTGGGATAACGCTAAAAAATCATTTGAAAAAGGAGTGGATATCAATGGCCAGACTTACTATAAAGGCTCTGAGCCTCATAAGGCTTCCGTAACGGGAGATACTGTTGGAGATCCGTTTAAAGACACTTCAGGACCATCAATGAACATTCTGATCAAGCTGATGTCTATTGTTTCACTAGTGATTGCACCAACATTAGCAGTATTGCATAAAGATAAAATTGAGGCTAACAGAAAAGCTAAATTGGAAAGTTTAACGAAATCATACAATGCCACTTTGTCTGCAGGACACGCAGGTCTTCAGGCCGTTCCTGTTTCTCTAAAAGAAATTAAGGGACATCTCAACGAAAACGGAGACTTCGTTTATGAGACCGGAAATGTTCAGGAAATTACACTGAAAGGAGGCAAAGTTATTACTTTGGGAGAAGGAAGCAAACTTTATCAACTGTATAATGCAGTGAATCAAAAAGATAAGACTGTAGTAGATCCTAATAACTGGTATACCGTAGAAAATCTTTATTTCCAAACCGGATCAAGTGATCTGAAAGCAGGATCAGAATTACAGCTGAATAACCTTGCTGAAATTTTAAATGCCTATCCTGATCTGAAAATTAAATTAGGAGGCTATACAGATAATACCGGAAATGAAGAAAGCAATCAGAAATTATCAAACCTAAGAGCTCAGACTGCTAAGCTTAAACTTTTGGAATTAGGAATTTCATCAGACAGAGTAGAAGCGGAAGGGTATGGCTCTCAGCATCCTGTTTGCGAAGCCAATGACACGGAAGAGTGTAAAGCTAAAAACAGAAGAATCGATGTAAGAGTATTAGCTCTTTAA
- a CDS encoding aminotransferase class I/II-fold pyridoxal phosphate-dependent enzyme — protein sequence MEKVYGFTHYSFFTEMSELAAKHNSFDLSLGLPDFDIDNRLKIFLQEATEHNCHHYEPLAGNPLLIKNIITFNTARTNSIKLKENEVTVIPCATFALYTALKSILNQGDEVIIIQPSYYTYGPSVVLNNGIPVYYDLDHDFTINWEKLQKCISEKTKAIIVNSPQNPTGTIWKQSDWNHLYELIKHQEIYLISEEIYDTYCYDGIEHYSSFLHPELKNRTFCIFSFGKMFHTSGWKVSYLLASEDLTAKFRCHQQYISYSANAPAQYALARYLEVFDSSENRRAMQNKRDIFNDMIALTPLEATKKAEGSVFQIVNFRNISKTMTDVEFSKWLTVEKKTACLPLSAFYNSRQNSDYVRFSFAKKDEVIIQALEHLQKNL from the coding sequence ATGGAAAAAGTTTACGGATTCACACATTATTCCTTTTTTACGGAAATGTCTGAACTTGCCGCAAAACATAACAGTTTTGATCTTTCTTTAGGTCTTCCTGATTTTGATATTGACAACCGGCTGAAAATATTTTTACAGGAAGCTACAGAACATAACTGTCATCATTATGAACCGCTTGCAGGAAATCCTTTGCTTATAAAAAACATTATCACCTTCAATACGGCAAGGACAAACAGTATCAAACTTAAAGAAAATGAGGTAACGGTTATTCCGTGCGCAACCTTTGCTTTATATACGGCCCTTAAATCCATTTTAAATCAAGGAGATGAAGTTATTATTATTCAACCGTCTTACTATACCTATGGACCTTCTGTTGTTTTAAATAATGGTATTCCGGTGTATTATGATCTTGATCATGATTTTACGATAAACTGGGAGAAACTTCAGAAGTGTATTTCTGAGAAAACGAAAGCTATTATTGTCAATTCACCACAAAATCCTACAGGAACGATCTGGAAACAATCTGACTGGAACCATCTGTATGAATTGATCAAGCATCAGGAAATTTACCTGATTTCAGAAGAGATTTATGATACGTACTGCTATGACGGGATTGAGCATTACAGTTCTTTTCTTCATCCGGAACTGAAAAACAGGACTTTCTGTATTTTTTCTTTTGGAAAAATGTTTCACACTTCCGGCTGGAAGGTAAGCTATCTGCTGGCTTCGGAAGATCTAACGGCAAAATTCAGATGTCATCAGCAGTATATTTCATACAGCGCCAATGCTCCGGCACAGTATGCACTGGCGAGATATCTGGAAGTATTTGACTCGTCAGAAAACCGTCGTGCGATGCAGAATAAGAGGGATATATTTAATGACATGATAGCCCTTACCCCTTTAGAAGCAACAAAAAAGGCTGAAGGAAGTGTTTTTCAGATCGTCAATTTCAGGAATATCTCTAAAACGATGACTGATGTAGAGTTCTCAAAATGGCTGACAGTAGAGAAAAAAACGGCCTGTCTACCACTTTCTGCGTTTTATAATTCACGGCAGAACTCAGATTATGTAAGGTTCAGTTTTGCTAAGAAAGATGAAGTGATTATTCAGGCGCTGGAGCATCTTCAAAAAAACCTTTAG
- a CDS encoding ester cyclase, whose translation MKKSFITKAIIAVSMATLSGFTVNAQSKKTGENEKALQQIKELTAANEFISKNLATFDTLDFTVFSNREWTRLHESHAKDILVHFPDGHTEKGLDQHIKTLDAMFVYAPDTRIKEHPIKIGSGNITAVMGYMEGTFTKPMPLGDGTFIQPTGKKFKLPMVTIGIWKKDGTMSEEYLFWDNKAYMDQIMSK comes from the coding sequence ATGAAAAAATCATTCATCACCAAAGCAATCATTGCTGTTTCAATGGCAACACTGTCTGGCTTTACCGTTAATGCACAAAGTAAAAAGACAGGTGAAAATGAAAAAGCCCTGCAACAAATCAAAGAATTAACTGCAGCCAATGAATTTATTTCTAAAAACCTGGCAACATTCGATACATTAGACTTTACAGTCTTCAGTAACAGAGAATGGACAAGACTTCATGAAAGTCATGCAAAGGATATTCTTGTACATTTTCCAGACGGACACACCGAAAAAGGCTTAGATCAACACATTAAAACACTTGATGCCATGTTTGTATATGCTCCGGATACCAGAATCAAAGAACATCCTATAAAAATCGGAAGCGGAAATATCACGGCAGTAATGGGATATATGGAGGGTACTTTCACAAAGCCAATGCCTCTTGGTGACGGTACATTTATACAGCCAACCGGTAAAAAATTTAAGCTTCCAATGGTAACCATCGGAATATGGAAAAAAGACGGAACGATGAGTGAAGAATATTTATTCTGGGACAACAAGGCTTATATGGATCAGATTATGTCAAAATAA